In Archangium violaceum, the following are encoded in one genomic region:
- a CDS encoding ATP-binding protein: MAIHSSPATSQDIPRPIVKPPGLLRWLDFFLSESLRDVPPSDLVRHRVLVGSACFMLAFAVLYMAFSLFSPLPTLPGVTAGLGYAATLVTARRATTRDAPAMLLLATLTVGFVGGVFGSKQGFEGSVQAANMLLPALAVYLLGPRQGLVYTLFYAVVMTGVHPFYRTQLGITPEPFSLTRYWGRHVFAGISYVAAWGLGSLHSTTREAAHQSLERILKELRGSESKLSSIIESTDDLVVSLDTEGRVVAANSAMKSFYRKLLGKELELGQPILHYGSQERLVIWKAHFDHVLQGQRLRVEETFELEGSPTVLDFSLHPILVEGGRTAGVTLFGHDITLRKEAEARMGEMHRSLVDVSRQAGMAEVATGVLHNVGNTLNSVNISTSLVTDRLRNSRVTGLAKAANLLREHTTDIALFLSQDPQGQKLPAYLIAVSDQLTEERQAMLQEMNALGLSVEHVKSIVSMQQKHARPAGAVERMDVPQLIDEALRLHAVSFERLAIHIVRDYADVPPIYVDRHKLLQILINLLSNARHALVDSAQQDKRLTIHVRRAPEGGGLLIEMTDNGVGIAPENLARLFSQGFTTKKTGHGFGLHISALAATEMKGRLSCSSPGPGLGATFTLELPMGMHTS; this comes from the coding sequence ATGGCGATTCATTCATCTCCCGCGACAAGCCAGGACATTCCCAGGCCCATCGTGAAGCCCCCGGGGCTCCTGCGCTGGCTGGACTTCTTCCTCTCGGAGTCCCTGCGCGATGTGCCGCCCTCGGACCTCGTCCGCCACCGGGTGCTCGTGGGCTCCGCGTGTTTCATGCTGGCGTTCGCCGTGTTGTACATGGCGTTCTCGCTGTTCTCGCCGCTTCCCACGCTCCCAGGTGTCACCGCGGGCCTGGGGTACGCGGCGACGCTGGTGACCGCGCGCAGGGCCACCACGCGAGATGCTCCGGCGATGCTCCTGTTGGCGACCCTCACGGTCGGCTTCGTGGGAGGCGTCTTCGGCAGCAAGCAGGGCTTCGAAGGGAGTGTGCAGGCCGCGAACATGTTGCTGCCCGCTCTGGCCGTGTACCTGTTGGGGCCGCGCCAGGGGCTGGTCTACACGCTCTTCTACGCCGTGGTCATGACCGGGGTGCACCCGTTCTACCGCACGCAGCTCGGCATCACCCCCGAGCCCTTCTCCCTCACACGCTATTGGGGCCGGCACGTCTTCGCGGGCATCTCCTACGTGGCCGCCTGGGGACTGGGCTCGCTGCATAGCACCACGCGGGAAGCGGCCCACCAATCGCTCGAGCGGATCTTGAAGGAGCTTCGCGGCAGCGAGAGCAAGCTGAGCAGCATCATCGAGAGCACCGATGACCTCGTGGTCTCGCTCGATACCGAGGGGCGCGTGGTGGCCGCCAACTCGGCCATGAAGAGCTTCTACCGGAAGCTGCTCGGCAAGGAGCTCGAGTTGGGGCAGCCGATCCTCCACTACGGGTCGCAGGAGCGGCTCGTGATCTGGAAGGCCCACTTCGACCATGTGCTTCAGGGCCAGCGTCTGCGCGTCGAGGAGACGTTCGAGCTGGAGGGCTCCCCCACCGTGCTGGACTTCAGCCTCCATCCCATCCTGGTCGAGGGCGGCCGGACGGCGGGGGTGACCCTCTTCGGCCACGACATCACCCTCCGCAAGGAGGCCGAGGCCCGGATGGGAGAGATGCACCGCTCCCTGGTGGATGTCTCGCGCCAGGCGGGCATGGCCGAGGTCGCCACCGGTGTGCTCCACAACGTGGGCAACACCCTCAACAGCGTGAACATCTCCACCAGCCTCGTCACCGACCGGCTCCGCAACTCGCGCGTCACCGGCCTGGCCAAGGCCGCCAACCTGTTGCGCGAGCACACCACGGACATCGCCCTCTTCCTCTCCCAGGATCCCCAGGGCCAGAAGCTGCCGGCCTACCTCATCGCGGTGTCCGACCAGCTGACGGAGGAGCGGCAGGCCATGCTCCAGGAGATGAACGCGCTGGGCCTGAGCGTGGAGCACGTCAAGTCCATCGTCAGCATGCAGCAGAAGCACGCGCGTCCCGCGGGCGCGGTGGAGCGGATGGACGTGCCCCAGCTCATCGACGAGGCCCTGCGGCTGCACGCCGTCTCCTTCGAGCGGCTGGCCATCCACATCGTGCGGGACTACGCCGATGTGCCCCCCATCTACGTCGACCGGCACAAGCTGCTGCAGATCCTCATCAACCTGCTGAGCAATGCCCGGCACGCGCTGGTGGACAGCGCGCAACAGGACAAGCGGTTGACCATCCACGTGCGGCGCGCGCCCGAGGGCGGGGGATTGCTCATCGAGATGACGGACAACGGCGTCGGCATCGCCCCGGAGAACCTGGCGCGCCTGTTCTCCCAGGGCTTCACCACCAAGAAGACGGGCCACGGTTTTGGCCTGCACATCAGCGCCCTGGCCGCCACCGAGATGAAAGGCCGGCTCTCCTGCAGCAGCCCCGGCCCGGGGCTGGGGGCCACCTTCACACTCGAACTGCCCATGGGCATGCACACATCATGA
- a CDS encoding LysM peptidoglycan-binding domain-containing protein, with amino-acid sequence MPHFSLLLLVLTSVPTPQDALTMPPPPPGMRVLGTEDKQLLLGSAEEPEATPEEDPEEVEPESTELEEMRALEGATLDPGARPNAEVLQSLRRLGLANPLRQRMLDALEEPTFREDEAEAELSLITDVASFDVSRIQGKYDIPVEMQPLVAQYIQFFQGPGRKWFRKWMERSTRYLPVMQPILEANGLPRDTVYLAMIESGFSTNAYSWAHASGPWQFISSTGRQYGLHQDFWVDERRDPIKATTAAARYLKDLYNELGHWYLAWAGYNTGSGRVRRMVERLGTKDFWVISAPEEKGLALETRHYVPKLIAAALISKHPTAFGFDEKDFAYEPALSFDEVKINDATDLDVIARAAGVDVKEVQELNPELRRWCTPPASAKNPYTLRLPKGSAERFAENFARIAPKERLTFRVHKVRKGDTLSQIALKYGSAAEAILQMNRLKSVKTLRLNAELVIPVPNGRGGGEGTGQNSALARKVAQARSSGVTVLRPEDEVPAGTPRGPVATGPIKTEVINGRKRVTYGVQSGDSLWAIAQRFQVNAEDIRKWNNLSARTSKRALKVGSVLYVYPDNAPKQVEERAGTVIAQRAPAGNAGRPGTVHELAAGESIWSVAQRYGVTVEDIKRWNNIKDTTRLPTGLRLVVKAP; translated from the coding sequence ATGCCGCACTTCAGCCTGCTCCTCCTGGTCCTCACCTCGGTCCCGACTCCCCAGGACGCGCTGACGATGCCCCCGCCGCCACCCGGCATGCGGGTGCTCGGCACCGAGGACAAGCAACTGCTGCTGGGCTCCGCCGAGGAGCCCGAGGCCACGCCCGAGGAGGACCCGGAGGAGGTGGAGCCCGAGTCCACCGAGCTCGAGGAGATGCGGGCCCTGGAAGGCGCCACGTTGGATCCGGGCGCCCGGCCCAACGCCGAGGTGCTCCAGTCGCTGCGCCGCCTGGGCCTGGCCAACCCGCTGCGCCAGCGCATGCTGGACGCGCTGGAGGAGCCCACCTTCCGCGAGGACGAGGCCGAGGCCGAGCTGTCCCTCATCACCGACGTGGCCAGCTTCGACGTCTCGCGCATCCAGGGCAAGTACGACATCCCCGTGGAGATGCAGCCGCTGGTGGCCCAGTACATCCAGTTCTTCCAGGGCCCGGGCCGCAAGTGGTTCCGCAAGTGGATGGAGCGCTCCACCCGCTACCTGCCGGTGATGCAGCCCATCCTCGAGGCCAACGGGCTGCCTCGCGACACGGTGTACCTGGCGATGATCGAGAGCGGCTTCTCCACCAACGCCTACTCGTGGGCGCATGCCTCCGGGCCCTGGCAGTTCATCTCCAGCACCGGCCGCCAGTACGGGCTGCACCAGGACTTCTGGGTGGACGAGCGGAGGGATCCCATCAAGGCCACCACGGCCGCCGCGCGCTACCTGAAGGACCTCTACAACGAGCTGGGCCACTGGTACCTGGCGTGGGCGGGCTACAACACGGGCAGCGGCCGGGTGCGCAGGATGGTGGAGCGCCTGGGCACCAAGGACTTCTGGGTGATCTCCGCCCCCGAGGAGAAGGGGCTGGCGCTGGAGACGCGGCACTACGTGCCCAAGCTCATCGCCGCGGCGCTCATCTCCAAGCACCCCACCGCCTTCGGCTTCGACGAGAAGGACTTCGCCTACGAGCCGGCCCTCTCCTTCGACGAGGTGAAGATCAACGACGCCACCGACCTGGACGTCATCGCCCGGGCGGCCGGCGTGGACGTGAAGGAGGTGCAGGAGCTCAACCCCGAGCTGCGGCGCTGGTGCACCCCGCCGGCGAGCGCGAAGAACCCGTACACCCTGCGCCTGCCCAAGGGCTCGGCGGAGCGCTTCGCGGAGAACTTCGCCCGCATCGCGCCCAAGGAGCGGCTCACCTTCCGCGTCCACAAGGTGCGCAAGGGCGACACGCTGTCGCAGATCGCCCTCAAGTACGGCAGCGCGGCCGAGGCCATCCTGCAGATGAACCGGCTCAAGAGCGTGAAGACGCTCCGGCTCAACGCGGAGCTGGTCATCCCCGTGCCGAACGGGCGCGGAGGCGGCGAGGGCACGGGGCAGAACAGCGCGCTGGCGCGCAAGGTGGCGCAGGCGCGCAGCAGCGGCGTGACGGTGCTGCGCCCCGAGGACGAGGTGCCGGCGGGCACGCCTCGCGGTCCGGTGGCCACGGGCCCCATCAAGACGGAGGTCATCAACGGCCGCAAGCGCGTCACCTACGGCGTGCAGTCGGGTGACAGCCTGTGGGCCATCGCCCAGCGCTTCCAGGTGAACGCGGAGGACATCCGCAAGTGGAACAACCTGTCGGCGCGCACCAGCAAGCGGGCGCTGAAGGTGGGCTCGGTGCTGTACGTGTATCCGGACAACGCCCCCAAGCAGGTGGAGGAGCGCGCGGGCACCGTCATCGCCCAGCGGGCCCCGGCCGGCAACGCGGGCCGCCCCGGCACCGTGCACGAGCTGGCCGCCGGTGAGTCCATCTGGAGTGTCGCCCAGCGCTACGGGGTCACTGTCGAGGACATCAAGCGCTGGAACAACATCAAGGACACCACCCGCCTCCCCACCGGCCTGCGCCTCGTGGTGAAGGCGCCGTAG
- a CDS encoding sterol desaturase family protein gives MRLITLSIPLFFVLMGIEWLAGRLRNRRVFRGPDVFANLSLGSAQTVFNVVAVGLLAGAYVALYEHRLFDIPSSALAWTGLMLGVDFAYYWFHRASHRMNLAWAAHAPHHQSEDYNLAVALRQGPIQPLFSRVFYLPLAWLGFSPVMFATAAGLNTLYQFWVHTELIGKLGPLEWVLSTPSHHRVHHACNGRYLDKNHGGILIIWDRLFGTFEPEVEPVTYGTVKQVRTFNPLLAAITPFRELAALSWKAPRPLDKLKVWFMPPEWRPAGVDAPASEPVAGRARFDVPIPRRVALYVGIVGVLTLLLTVLFLGRGASLPLPSRLAFAAWFLASMGGLGGVLEGRRWGRWVEAVRLAAAPFVVALL, from the coding sequence ATGCGCCTCATCACACTCTCCATCCCCCTCTTCTTCGTCCTGATGGGCATCGAGTGGCTGGCCGGGCGTCTCCGGAACCGGCGCGTGTTCCGAGGCCCGGATGTCTTCGCGAACCTCTCGCTGGGGTCCGCCCAGACGGTCTTCAACGTCGTGGCCGTGGGACTGCTGGCCGGTGCCTACGTGGCCCTCTACGAGCACCGGCTCTTCGACATCCCCTCCTCCGCGCTGGCCTGGACGGGGCTGATGCTCGGCGTCGACTTCGCCTACTACTGGTTCCACCGCGCCTCGCACCGCATGAACCTGGCCTGGGCGGCGCATGCCCCCCACCACCAGAGCGAGGACTACAACCTGGCCGTGGCCCTGCGGCAGGGACCCATCCAGCCGCTCTTCTCGCGCGTCTTCTACCTGCCGCTGGCGTGGCTCGGCTTCTCACCGGTCATGTTCGCCACCGCGGCGGGGCTCAACACGCTCTACCAGTTCTGGGTGCACACCGAGCTCATCGGCAAGCTCGGGCCCCTCGAATGGGTGCTCAGCACGCCCTCGCACCACCGCGTGCACCACGCCTGCAACGGCCGCTACCTGGACAAGAACCACGGCGGCATTCTCATCATCTGGGACAGGCTGTTCGGCACCTTCGAGCCCGAGGTGGAGCCGGTCACCTACGGCACGGTGAAGCAGGTCCGCACCTTCAACCCGCTGCTGGCCGCCATCACCCCCTTCCGGGAGCTCGCGGCCCTGTCCTGGAAGGCGCCCCGGCCGCTGGACAAGCTGAAGGTCTGGTTCATGCCGCCCGAGTGGCGCCCGGCGGGCGTGGACGCTCCGGCCTCGGAGCCCGTGGCGGGGAGGGCCCGGTTCGACGTGCCCATCCCGCGCCGGGTGGCGCTCTACGTCGGCATCGTGGGCGTGCTGACGCTGCTGCTCACCGTGCTGTTCCTGGGCCGGGGCGCGTCGTTGCCCCTGCCCTCGCGGCTCGCGTTCGCGGCCTGGTTCCTGGCTTCCATGGGAGGACTGGGAGGCGTGCTGGAGGGCAGGCGCTGGGGGCGGTGGGTCGAGGCGGTGCGGCTCGCGGCGGCGCCATTCGTGGTGGCGCTGCTGTAG
- a CDS encoding Kelch repeat-containing protein: MRADAVPAWVGKWTSDAPMSTARKSHTATLLNSTGSVLVAGGSATSGLTASAEVYDPYVNSWSPTGSLNLARASHTATPLGSGQVLVVGGHASGLPTNATTELYDPATGTWSFTGSLNTPRAWHTATLLDSGKVLVTGGFTFTSNPGSTSAELYDPATGTWSPTGSMIKARMWHTATKLYSGEVLVIAGFNGNEGALASAELYDPATGTWRLVSPMPSLHYKHTATRLYSGSVLVTGGTSGPSPTHLAAIYDPFNDRWTNAVPLGFAREGHHATLLYSGQVLISGGDNGEGLTVPEAELYEPGSNWWLFAGWLPGNGPGSAETLLHTGQVLLTGGSLGDAPRASVSRYTPPSY; the protein is encoded by the coding sequence ATGCGGGCGGACGCGGTCCCGGCCTGGGTGGGCAAGTGGACCTCCGACGCGCCCATGAGCACCGCGCGCAAGAGCCACACCGCGACGCTCCTCAACTCCACCGGCTCGGTGCTGGTGGCGGGCGGCAGCGCCACTTCCGGCCTCACCGCGAGCGCGGAGGTGTATGACCCGTACGTGAACAGCTGGTCTCCCACGGGCTCCCTGAATCTGGCACGCGCGAGCCACACGGCGACGCCGCTCGGCTCGGGTCAGGTGCTGGTGGTGGGCGGCCATGCCTCCGGTCTGCCCACGAACGCCACCACGGAGCTGTATGACCCGGCCACCGGCACCTGGAGCTTCACGGGGAGCCTGAACACGCCTCGTGCCTGGCACACCGCGACCCTGCTCGACTCGGGCAAGGTGCTGGTCACGGGCGGCTTCACCTTCACCTCCAACCCTGGCTCCACGAGCGCGGAGCTGTACGACCCGGCCACTGGCACCTGGAGCCCCACGGGCTCCATGATCAAGGCGCGCATGTGGCACACCGCGACGAAGCTCTACTCGGGCGAGGTGCTGGTGATTGCCGGCTTCAACGGCAACGAGGGCGCGCTCGCGAGCGCGGAGCTGTACGACCCGGCCACCGGCACCTGGAGGCTGGTGAGCCCCATGCCGTCGCTTCACTACAAGCACACCGCGACGCGGCTCTACTCGGGCTCGGTGCTGGTGACGGGCGGCACCTCGGGTCCGAGCCCCACCCATCTGGCCGCCATCTACGATCCCTTCAACGACCGGTGGACCAATGCCGTCCCCCTGGGATTTGCCCGCGAGGGCCACCACGCGACCCTGCTCTACTCGGGCCAGGTGCTCATCTCGGGTGGTGACAACGGCGAGGGTCTCACCGTGCCGGAAGCCGAGTTGTATGAGCCGGGCTCGAACTGGTGGCTCTTCGCGGGCTGGCTGCCGGGGAACGGCCCGGGTTCCGCCGAGACGCTGCTGCACACCGGGCAGGTGCTGCTGACGGGAGGCTCGCTCGGCGATGCGCCCCGCGCGTCCGTCTCCCGGTATACGCCACCCTCCTACTGA
- a CDS encoding ATP-binding response regulator — MSLILIAEDEEAMLEIFAQVVEDLGHRALRAHNGEEALLLARTERPDLVVSDHMMPRRTGVELLRALRADARLETVPFLLLSAANPKGLEEADVFLSKPVELETFEETVRKVLGSRPAAEPRNEVVPGGSRVDRSSGTVREEMLNWVAHEIKTPLSSARLNAQLLLRKQGKKSTSDEKRFTETILRQLDRMNTLVTSILDAARLSEGKLALRLEPGDVAAFLQEVVQEWRELQPQVDFLLKGPEQRVELSFDAERVRYILNNLISNAVKYGGEARRVEVTLSLSPGLAIVQVRDWGVGIAASELPNVFDRFHRAEVAGGQGHGLGLYIAGALARLHGGSLTAQSTLGEGSTFSLRLPLSR; from the coding sequence ATGAGCCTCATCCTCATCGCGGAGGATGAAGAGGCCATGCTCGAGATCTTCGCCCAGGTGGTGGAGGACCTGGGTCATCGCGCCCTGCGGGCACACAATGGGGAAGAGGCCCTCCTGCTGGCCCGGACGGAACGGCCGGACCTGGTGGTGAGTGACCACATGATGCCCCGGCGCACGGGCGTGGAGCTGCTCCGGGCGCTGCGTGCCGATGCCCGGCTCGAGACGGTCCCCTTCCTGTTGCTGAGTGCCGCGAACCCCAAGGGCCTGGAAGAGGCCGATGTCTTCCTCTCCAAGCCGGTGGAGCTCGAGACCTTCGAGGAGACCGTGCGGAAGGTGTTGGGCTCGCGTCCCGCCGCCGAGCCTCGCAATGAGGTCGTGCCCGGGGGGTCCCGCGTGGACCGCTCCAGCGGAACCGTGCGCGAGGAGATGCTCAACTGGGTCGCCCATGAGATCAAGACGCCCTTGAGCTCGGCGCGGCTCAACGCCCAACTGCTGCTGCGCAAGCAGGGGAAGAAGAGCACTTCCGATGAGAAGCGGTTCACGGAGACCATCCTCCGCCAGCTGGACCGGATGAATACCCTCGTCACCTCCATCCTCGATGCGGCGCGCCTGTCCGAGGGCAAGCTGGCGCTGCGGCTGGAGCCCGGGGATGTCGCGGCGTTCCTCCAGGAGGTGGTCCAGGAATGGCGCGAGCTCCAACCGCAGGTGGACTTCCTCCTGAAGGGGCCGGAGCAGCGGGTCGAGCTCTCCTTCGATGCCGAGCGCGTGCGCTACATCCTCAACAACCTGATCTCCAACGCGGTGAAGTACGGGGGAGAGGCACGGCGTGTCGAGGTGACGCTCTCCCTCTCACCCGGGCTGGCCATCGTCCAGGTGCGCGATTGGGGCGTCGGCATCGCGGCCTCGGAGTTGCCCAACGTCTTCGACCGGTTCCACCGCGCGGAGGTCGCCGGGGGGCAGGGCCATGGACTGGGCCTGTACATCGCCGGGGCGCTCGCGCGGCTCCACGGGGGCTCGCTCACCGCGCAGTCGACATTGGGTGAGGGTTCCACCTTCAGCCTCCGGCTTCCCCTCTCGCGTTGA
- a CDS encoding ATPase domain-containing protein, with the protein MMDDSNRRQCLETGIPSFDVLLGGGIPRRQTLIVAGNPGCGKTILCSQVAFLAAARGLPVVISTVTSEPHDKLVDALSGFSFFRRELLGEKLFLMSTYASLKKGAKEARDLLVHTVRERGAKLLFIDGLRAIRDLWQDEAKLREFLYELGIGLSATDCVGLFTTEYPLEKLMALPEATTVDGIVSLSVNTRGARRQRRVEVVKLRGRPHLPGEHLMRIGTEGVEIFPRIETQVPSEQDFVPKRHRAGFGLPELDGLMDGGLPVQSTTLLAGSMGIGKTLLAAHFAAEGARRGEKTLFVSFFEPPAALLARAKRIGLDVQEELTSGALTLVHQPPAEVEADVLVDRILREVTRQGIQRLVIDGLTELELSIADPERRRTFLAALSVHLRTAGVTSLFTKEVSKIAGTELDFSDTPIAILGENLLLLRYVELRGRIHRIMSILKMRDSKYDGNLREFEINDAGIRVLAPMRSVEGLLTGQARPVGGSAAGESR; encoded by the coding sequence ATGATGGACGACAGCAACCGGCGGCAGTGCCTGGAGACCGGTATCCCGAGCTTCGATGTGCTGCTGGGCGGCGGTATTCCCCGTCGGCAGACACTCATCGTCGCGGGCAACCCTGGCTGCGGCAAGACGATCCTCTGCAGCCAGGTGGCCTTCCTCGCCGCCGCACGTGGGTTGCCCGTGGTGATCTCCACCGTCACCTCCGAGCCCCACGACAAGCTGGTGGATGCGCTCTCCGGCTTCTCCTTCTTCCGCCGCGAGCTGCTGGGCGAGAAGCTCTTCCTCATGAGCACCTACGCCTCGCTGAAGAAGGGGGCCAAGGAGGCGCGTGACCTGCTGGTGCACACCGTCCGCGAGCGCGGCGCGAAGCTGCTCTTCATCGACGGGCTGCGCGCCATCCGCGACCTGTGGCAGGACGAGGCGAAGCTGCGCGAGTTCCTGTACGAGCTGGGCATCGGGCTGTCCGCGACGGACTGCGTCGGGCTCTTCACCACCGAGTACCCCCTCGAGAAGCTGATGGCGCTGCCGGAAGCGACGACGGTGGATGGCATCGTCTCGCTGTCGGTGAACACGCGGGGCGCGCGCCGCCAGCGCCGGGTGGAGGTGGTCAAGCTGCGCGGCCGGCCCCACCTGCCCGGCGAGCACCTCATGCGCATCGGTACCGAGGGCGTGGAGATCTTCCCTCGCATCGAGACCCAGGTCCCCTCCGAACAGGACTTCGTCCCGAAGCGCCACCGGGCCGGCTTCGGTCTGCCCGAGCTCGACGGGCTGATGGACGGCGGGCTGCCCGTCCAGAGCACCACCCTGCTCGCGGGCAGCATGGGCATTGGCAAGACGCTGCTCGCCGCGCACTTCGCGGCGGAGGGGGCCCGCCGGGGGGAGAAGACGCTCTTCGTCTCCTTCTTCGAGCCTCCCGCCGCATTGCTCGCCCGGGCGAAGCGGATCGGGTTGGACGTGCAGGAGGAGTTGACGAGTGGAGCACTGACATTGGTCCACCAGCCTCCGGCCGAGGTGGAAGCGGATGTCCTCGTCGATCGCATCCTGCGGGAGGTGACGCGTCAGGGAATCCAGCGGCTCGTCATCGACGGACTGACGGAGCTCGAGCTCTCCATCGCGGACCCGGAGCGGCGGCGTACCTTCCTGGCCGCCTTGAGCGTGCATCTCCGGACCGCGGGAGTGACGTCCCTCTTCACCAAGGAGGTGTCGAAGATCGCTGGCACCGAGCTGGATTTCAGCGACACGCCCATCGCGATCCTCGGTGAGAACCTGCTGCTGTTGCGCTACGTGGAGCTGCGCGGGCGCATCCACCGCATCATGTCCATCCTCAAGATGCGCGACAGCAAGTACGACGGGAACCTGCGCGAGTTCGAGATCAACGACGCGGGCATCCGGGTCCTGGCGCCGATGCGCTCGGTCGAGGGTCTGCTGACGGGCCAGGCCCGGCCTGTTGGAGGAAGCGCCGCTGGGGAGTCGAGATGA
- a CDS encoding TAXI family TRAP transporter solute-binding subunit, translating to MTTDTIKEQLRRTVRRDLLLTLAPTVLIIAAAFTVTFYFVKPAPPKKLVVATAQDEGGFRYFARKYQEVLARHGVTLEIRPTKGSVTSVELLSADDAETDVAFVQGGTAGGENAARIVSLGSLSYVPLWVFYRGEPIEDVRGLKGRRIAIGAAESGTHALARTLLAANGADQAPTELLPLERDQAIEQLKQGGVDAVFLVAPAESPPIQKLAAAPGVRLLSFARADAYVRKYPYLSKLVLPRGVFNLAADVPEHDVVLLAPTANLLARDTLHPALAYLLMRAASELHGSAGLLDRSGEFPAPLETGFPLSDEARRYYQAGVPFLQRYLPFWAANLVDRLWVMLVPIIAVVVPLGRAVPALFLWRVRSRIFRWYTRLKEIELQLEENPGRQMLEDMLKRLEETERAVNRIPTPLSYAENLYFFREHIEVVRRRLVRQLSEEAGSGEARTQVTG from the coding sequence ATGACGACGGATACGATCAAGGAACAGCTCAGGCGTACGGTGCGGCGCGACCTGTTGCTCACGCTCGCGCCCACGGTGCTCATCATCGCCGCCGCATTCACCGTGACGTTCTACTTCGTCAAGCCCGCGCCACCGAAGAAGCTCGTCGTCGCGACGGCTCAGGACGAGGGGGGCTTCCGTTACTTCGCGCGGAAGTACCAGGAGGTCCTCGCCCGGCACGGCGTCACGTTGGAGATCCGCCCGACGAAGGGCTCGGTCACCAGTGTCGAGCTCCTCTCCGCGGACGACGCGGAGACGGACGTCGCGTTCGTGCAGGGTGGCACGGCGGGCGGGGAGAACGCGGCGCGCATCGTGTCGCTCGGCAGCCTCTCGTACGTGCCACTGTGGGTCTTCTACCGGGGCGAGCCCATCGAGGACGTGCGCGGGCTGAAGGGCAGGCGCATCGCGATCGGGGCGGCCGAGAGTGGGACGCACGCGCTGGCCCGTACGCTCCTGGCGGCCAATGGCGCGGACCAGGCTCCGACGGAGCTGCTGCCGTTGGAGCGCGACCAGGCCATCGAGCAGCTCAAGCAGGGCGGCGTCGACGCGGTGTTCCTCGTCGCCCCCGCGGAGTCACCGCCGATCCAGAAGCTCGCCGCGGCCCCCGGCGTGCGGCTGCTCAGCTTCGCGCGCGCCGATGCCTACGTCCGCAAGTACCCGTACCTGTCGAAGTTGGTGCTGCCACGGGGCGTCTTCAATCTCGCGGCGGACGTTCCGGAGCATGACGTGGTGCTGCTCGCGCCGACCGCGAACCTCCTGGCGCGGGACACGCTGCATCCGGCGCTCGCGTACCTGCTCATGCGCGCCGCGAGTGAGCTCCACGGCAGCGCCGGGTTGCTCGACCGCTCGGGTGAATTCCCCGCGCCGCTCGAGACCGGCTTCCCGCTCAGCGACGAGGCCCGCCGCTACTACCAGGCCGGCGTTCCGTTCCTGCAACGCTACCTGCCTTTCTGGGCCGCGAACCTCGTCGACCGGCTCTGGGTGATGCTCGTGCCGATCATCGCCGTGGTAGTGCCCCTTGGACGGGCCGTGCCGGCGCTGTTCCTGTGGCGGGTCCGCTCCCGCATCTTCCGGTGGTACACGCGCCTGAAGGAGATCGAGCTCCAGCTCGAGGAGAACCCCGGACGGCAGATGCTCGAGGACATGCTGAAGCGGCTCGAGGAGACCGAGCGCGCGGTGAACCGGATTCCCACGCCCCTGTCGTACGCGGAGAATCTCTACTTCTTCCGCGAGCACATCGAGGTGGTCCGCCGTCGGCTCGTCAGGCAGCTCTCGGAGGAAGCCGGAAGCGGCGAGGCCAGGACGCAGGTGACGGGCTGA